The following are encoded in a window of Arvicanthis niloticus isolate mArvNil1 chromosome 1, mArvNil1.pat.X, whole genome shotgun sequence genomic DNA:
- the Tshz3 gene encoding teashirt homolog 3: MPRRKQQAPRRAAAYVSDELKAAALVEDDIEPEGQAADGEPSAKYMCPEKELSKACPSYQNSPAAEFSSHEMDSESHISETSDRMADFESSSIKNEEETKEVQVPLEDTTVSDSLEQMKAVYNNFLSNSYWSNLNLNLHQPSSENNGGGSSSSSSSSSSSCGSGSFDWHQSAMAKTLQQVSQNRMLPEPSLFSTVQLYRQSSKLYGSIFTGASKFRCKDCSAAYDTLVELTVHMNETGHYRDDNHETDNNNPKRWSKPRKRSLLEMEGKEDAQKVLKCMYCGHSFESLQDLSVHMIKTKHYQKVPLKEPVTPVAAKIIPAARKKPSLELELPSSPDSTGGTPKATLSDTSDALQKNSNPYITPNNRYGHQNGASYAWHFEARKSQILKCMECGSSHDTLQELTAHMMVTGHFIKVTNSAMKKGKPIMETPVTPTITTTLLDEKVQSVPLAATTFTSPSSTPASVSPKLTVEIKKEVDKEKVVLDEKPKEKEKTSEEEEKYDISSKYHYLTENDLEESPKGGLDILKSLENTVTSAINKAQNGTPSWGGYPSIHAAYQLPNMMKLSLGSSGKSTPLKPMFGNSEIVSPTKTQTLVSPPSSQTSPMPKTNFHAMEELVKKVTEKVAKVEEKMKEPEGKLSPPKRATPSPCSSEQSEPIKMEASSDGGFKSQENSPSPPRDVCKEVSPSTEPVENGKELVKPLSGGLSGSTTIITDHPPEQPFVNPLSALQSVMNIHLGKAAKPSLPALDPMSMLFKMSNSLAEKAAVATPPPLQAKKAEHLDRYFYHVNNDQPIDLTKGKSDKGCSLGSGLLSPTSTSPATSSSTVTTAKTSAVVSFMSNSPLRENALSDISDMLKNLTESHTSKSSTPSSISEKSDIDGATLEEAEESTPAQKRKGRQSNWNPQHLLILQAQFAASLRQTSEGKYIMSDLSPQERMHISRFTGLSMTTISHWLANVKYQLRRTGGTKFLKNLDTGHPVFFCNDCASQIRTPSTYISHLESHLGFRLRDLSKLSTEQINNQIAQTKSPSEKLVTSSPEEDLGTTYQCKLCNRTFASKHAVKLHLSKTHGKSPEDHLLFVSELEKQ; encoded by the coding sequence CCTATGTTTCCGATGAGTTAAAGGCAGCCGCCTTGGTAGAAGATGACATAGAGCCGGAAGGGCAAGCGGCCGATGGAGAACCCTCAGCCAAGTACATGTGTCCAGAGAAGGAACTCAGCAAGGCCTGCCCTAGCTACCAGAACTCACCAGCCGCTGAGTTTTCCAGCCATGAAATGGACAGCGAATCTCACATCAGTGAGACCAGTGACCGGATGGCTGACTTTGAAAGTAGTTCCATCAAGAATGAAGAGGAGACCAAGGAGGTCCAGGTGCCCCTGGAAGACACCACTGTGTCGGATAGCCTGGAGCAGATGAAGGCGGTGTACAACAACTTCCTGTCCAATTCCTATTGGTCCAACCTCAACCTGAACCTGCACCAGCCCTCCTCTGAGAACAATggtggcggcagcagcagcagcagcagtagtagcagcagcagctgtggcaGCGGGAGCTTTGACTGGCACCAGAGTGCCATGGCGAAGACCCTGCAGCAGGTGTCCCAGAACCGAATGCTACCTGAGCCCAGCCTGTTCAGCACCGTGCAGCTGTACCGCCAGAGCAGCAAGCTGTATGGCTCCATCTTCACCGGGGCCAGCAAGTTCCGTTGCAAAGACTGTAGCGCCGCCTACGACACCCTGGTAGAGCTGACGGTGCACATGAATGAGACCGGTCACTATCGCGATGACAACCATGAGACTGACAACAACAACCCCAAGCGCTGGTCCAAGCCTCGCAAACGGTCTTTGTTGGAGATGGAGGGGAAGGAGGACGCTCAGAAGGTGCTGAAGTGCATGTACTGTGGCCACTCCTTTGAGTCTCTCCAAGACCTGAGTGTCCATATGATCAAAACTAAACACTACCAAAAAGTGCCTCTCAAGGAACCTGTCACACCCGTCGCAGCCAAAATCATCCCTGCTGCTCGGAAGAAACcctctctggagctggagctgcctAGCTCCCCTGATTCCACAGGTGGAACCCCTAAAGCCACCCTGTCTGATACCAGCGATGCTCTGCAGAAGAACTCCAACCCTTACATCACGCCAAATAACCGGTACGGCCACCAGAATGGGGCCAGCTATGCGTGGCACTTCGAGGCCCGCAAGTCTCAGATCCTCAAGTGCATGGAGTGTGGCAGCTCCCATGACACTCTCCAGGAGCTCACGGCACACATGATGGTCACTGGCCACTTTATCAAGGTCACAAACTCGGCCATGAAGAAGGGGAAGCCCATCATGGAGACGCCCGTCAcgcccaccatcaccaccaccttgCTGGATGAGAAAGTGCAGTCTGTGCCACTGGCAGCCACCACGTTCACATCTCCCTCCAGTACGCCTGCGAGTGTCTCCCCGAAGCTGACTGTGGAGATCAAAAAGGAAGTAGACAAGGAGAAAGTGGTCCTGGATGAGAAAcccaaggagaaagagaagaccagtgaggaggaggagaagtatgACATTTCTTCCAAGTACCACTACTTGACTGAAAATGACTTAGAAGAGAGTCCTAAAGGGGGACTAGATATCCTTAAATCCCTCGAGAACACAGTAACATCTGCCATCAACAAGGCTCAGAATGGCACTCCCAGCTGGGGCGGCTATCCCAGCATCCACGCTGCCTACCAGCTCCCCAACATGATGAAGTTGTCTCTGGgttcctcagggaagagcacaccccTGAAACCCATGTTTGGCAACAGCGAGATTGTGTCTCCCACAAAAACCCAGACCCTGGTCTCTCCCCCCAGCAGCCAGACCTCCCCCATGCCCAAGACAAACTTTCACGCCATGGAGGAACTGGTGAAAAAAGTCACTGAGAAAGTTGCCAAAGttgaggagaaaatgaaagagcCCGAGGGCAAGCTGTCACCACCCAAGCGGGCTACACCGTCCCCATGCAGCAGCGAGCAGAGCGAGCCCATTAAGATGGAGGCCTCCAGTGACGGTGGCTTCAAAAGCCAGGAGAACAGCCCCAGCCCACCAAGAGATGTGTGCAAGGAGGTGAGCCCCTCCACAGAGCCGGTGGAGAATGGCAAGGAGCTGGTGAAGCCCCTGAGCGGGGGACTCAGCGGCAGCACAACCATTATCACAGACCACCCACCAGAGCAGCCTTTTGTGAACCCCCTGAGTGCCCTGCAGTCGGTCATGAACATCCACCTGGGCAAGGCCGCCAAGCCCTCCCTGCCTGCACTGGACCCCATGAGCATGCTTTTCAAGATGAGCAACAGTCTGGCCGAGAAGGCAGCTGTGGCCACCCCACCACCCCTTCAGGCCAAGAAGGCGGAGCATCTGGACCGCTATTTCTACCACGTCAACAATGACCAGCCCATAGACTTGACAAAAGGGAAGAGTGACAAAGGTTGCTCTTTAGGTTCAGGGCTTTTGTCCCCCACGTCCACATCCCCAGCAACTTCCTCATCTACAGTGACAACGGCAAAGACATCTGCCGTCGTATCATTCATGTCAAACTCGCCACTGCGCGAGAATGCCTTGTCAGATATATCCGATATGTTGAAGAACTTGACAGAGAGCCACACGTCAAAATCCTCCACTCCTTCCAGCATCTCTGAGAAGTCTGACATTGACGGGGCCACCCTGGAAGAGGCCGAGGAGTCGACTCCAGCGCAGAAGAGGAAAGGCCGCCAGTCAAACTGGAATCCTCAGCACCTGCTAATCCTGCAGGCGCAGTTTGCAGCTAGCCTCCGGCAGACATCAGAAGGGAAGTACATCATGTCAGATCTGAGCCCCCAGGAGCGCATGCATATCTCTAGGTTCACCGGCCTCTCCATGACCACCATCAGCCATTGGCTGGCCAATGTGAAATACCAACTTCGAAGGACAGGTGGAACAAAGTTCCTCAAAAACTTGGACACTGGACAccctgtgttcttttgtaatgacTGTGCGTCACAAATCAGGACTCCTTCCACGTACATCAGCCACCTAGAATCACATCTGGGCTTCCGGCTACGGGACTTATCAAAATTGTCCACCGAACAGATTAACAATCAAATAGCACAAACCAAGTCGCCATCAGAAAAACTGGTGACATCCTCCCCGGAGGAGGACCTGGGGACCACCTATCAGTGCAAGCTTTGTAATCGGACCTTTGCGAGCAAGCATGCTGTTAAACTTCACCTTAGCAAAACCCACGGGAAATCGCCAGAAGACCACCTCCTGTTCGTTTCTGAGCTGGAGAAACAGTAG